In the genome of Fulvivirga maritima, one region contains:
- the gldD gene encoding gliding motility lipoprotein GldD yields MKSKARKSISLWLVIIGFVVIGCSAEYTPKPKGYNRFVLPEHEYQHLPDTFPYNFEFSKHAKLLKDTSWISERYWVEIYYPELKADINLTYKVIANQDSLKEYLDDAYFLTAKHQIKASAIDETITTTPSGKTVVYAELDGQVPSQFQFFSTDSTKNFFRGALYFNTEVQNDSLRPAIEYVKIDIVHMMNTFQWNESAQ; encoded by the coding sequence ATGAAGAGCAAAGCGAGAAAGTCGATTAGTCTATGGTTAGTTATAATAGGTTTTGTGGTTATAGGATGTTCTGCAGAATATACGCCCAAGCCTAAAGGTTACAATCGCTTCGTGCTTCCTGAGCATGAGTACCAGCATTTACCCGATACTTTTCCTTATAATTTCGAGTTTTCTAAACATGCCAAATTATTAAAAGATACCTCATGGATATCTGAAAGGTATTGGGTGGAGATTTATTACCCTGAATTAAAAGCAGATATTAACCTTACTTATAAGGTGATCGCTAATCAGGATAGTTTGAAAGAATATTTAGACGATGCATATTTTCTCACAGCCAAGCATCAGATAAAAGCGTCAGCTATTGATGAAACCATTACCACCACCCCTTCTGGTAAAACAGTGGTGTATGCTGAGCTCGATGGCCAGGTGCCCAGTCAGTTTCAGTTTTTCAGTACTGATTCTACTAAAAACTTTTTTAGAGGAGCCTTGTATTTCAATACTGAGGTGCAAAATGATTCTCTAAGGCCGGCAATAGAATATGTGAAGATAGATATCGTTCATATGATGAATACTTTCCAATGGAATGAAAGTGCTCAGTAA
- the mutY gene encoding A/G-specific adenine glycosylase, translating into MDNNIAFSEKLVKWYEENARELPWRQTTDPYRIWLSEIILQQTRVIQGLPYYEKFIETFENVSELAAADEQTVLRLWQGLGYYSRARNLHKCAKEIDKKFKQNFPKDSKSLIKLPGIGKYTSAAIASFAFKEKVPVIDGNVYRVLARVFGLDADIANGSGQKKFEELAWKLIPDKNPDTYNQAIMEFGALHCTPKSPACEDCIFRLECFAFQNDKQDQLPVKTKKVKVKNRYFNYMVFIGDDGEMILNKRGESDIWTGLYDYPMSETSDFLELDELVNKEPILGKLKPYITSVEVSKDYKHILTHRRIYARFFTFKLNITTEVKSLLSNKNMIFYNEEQVHDLPKPVLVSRYLNDAIF; encoded by the coding sequence ATGGATAATAATATTGCTTTCTCAGAGAAGCTGGTGAAATGGTATGAAGAAAATGCAAGAGAGCTGCCCTGGCGCCAAACTACTGACCCTTACCGGATTTGGCTTTCAGAGATTATTTTACAGCAAACGAGGGTAATTCAAGGGCTGCCGTATTACGAAAAATTTATTGAGACTTTTGAAAATGTCTCCGAGTTAGCTGCGGCTGATGAGCAAACGGTGCTAAGACTTTGGCAGGGGTTAGGATATTACTCAAGAGCGAGAAACTTACATAAGTGCGCAAAAGAAATTGACAAAAAGTTTAAACAAAACTTCCCAAAAGACTCTAAATCACTGATAAAACTACCTGGTATCGGCAAGTATACGTCGGCGGCAATTGCCTCCTTTGCTTTCAAAGAAAAGGTACCAGTTATAGATGGAAATGTCTATCGGGTGCTAGCCCGAGTATTTGGTTTAGACGCTGACATTGCTAATGGTTCCGGGCAAAAGAAATTTGAAGAACTGGCCTGGAAATTAATACCTGATAAAAATCCTGACACCTATAATCAGGCCATTATGGAGTTTGGAGCTTTGCATTGTACTCCCAAATCGCCTGCGTGCGAAGATTGTATTTTTCGATTGGAATGCTTTGCTTTTCAGAATGATAAGCAAGACCAACTACCTGTAAAAACCAAAAAAGTAAAAGTAAAAAACCGATACTTTAATTATATGGTGTTTATTGGTGACGATGGAGAGATGATACTTAATAAAAGAGGAGAGTCAGATATATGGACCGGACTTTATGATTACCCAATGAGCGAGACTTCAGATTTTTTAGAGCTTGATGAACTGGTTAATAAAGAGCCGATTTTGGGTAAATTGAAACCTTATATTACCTCCGTAGAAGTAAGTAAAGATTATAAGCATATTCTTACTCATAGGCGTATTTATGCGCGATTCTTTACTTTTAAACTAAATATTACAACTGAGGTAAAGAGCCTATTATCAAATAAAAATATGATTTTCTATAATGAGGAGCAGGTACATGACCTTCCTAAACCTGTTTTGGTTTCTCGTTATTTGAATGATGCCATTTTTTAG
- the lptB gene encoding LPS export ABC transporter ATP-binding protein, whose translation MILRADHLIKKYKKRTVVNDVSVKVEQGEIVGLLGPNGAGKTTTFYMIVGLIKPNEGEIFLEGENITDLPMYRRAKLGIGYLAQEASVFRKLTVEENIMAVLEMRKIPKAEQKEKCEALLEEFSLTHVRKNLGLVLSGGERRRTEIARALAVDPKFVLLDEPFAGVDPIAVEEIQTIVAKLKQKNIGILITDHNVNETLSITDRAYLMFEGKLLKAGSAEELAADEQVRRVYLGQHFELKRKV comes from the coding sequence ATGATCTTACGAGCAGACCACTTAATAAAGAAATATAAAAAGCGTACAGTAGTAAACGATGTCTCTGTAAAAGTAGAGCAGGGAGAGATAGTAGGACTATTAGGCCCTAACGGAGCCGGTAAAACTACTACCTTCTACATGATAGTAGGGCTGATAAAGCCTAATGAAGGCGAGATATTTCTTGAAGGAGAAAATATTACTGATCTCCCTATGTATCGCCGGGCTAAACTGGGGATAGGCTATTTGGCTCAGGAAGCTTCTGTATTTAGAAAGCTTACTGTGGAAGAAAATATTATGGCTGTTCTTGAGATGCGAAAAATCCCTAAAGCAGAGCAAAAAGAAAAGTGTGAAGCCCTTCTTGAAGAATTCAGCTTAACTCATGTTAGAAAAAACCTTGGTTTGGTACTCTCTGGAGGAGAACGAAGAAGAACGGAAATAGCACGTGCACTGGCAGTGGACCCTAAATTCGTTTTACTTGATGAACCTTTTGCCGGTGTAGACCCCATAGCCGTAGAAGAGATTCAAACCATAGTAGCCAAGCTCAAGCAAAAAAATATCGGAATTCTAATTACTGACCACAACGTAAACGAAACCTTATCTATTACAGACAGAGCTTATCTGATGTTTGAAGGTAAACTTTTAAAAGCCGGATCTGCCGAAGAACTTGCAGCAGATGAACAAGTTAGAAGAGTTTACCTGGGTCAACATTTCGAATTAAAAAGAAAAGTTTAA
- the tpiA gene encoding triose-phosphate isomerase, protein MRQKIVAGNWKMNNTLDEGLKLTSEIVNMVNDEVNTDVKVILAPPFVHLTQVKGLVKDSEKISVSAQNCNENDKGAYTGEISAEMLASVGAEYVILGHSERREYFGETNEQLAKKIDIVLANNLKPIFCCGESLEVRENGLFKEFVSNQISDSLFHLGEEDLKKVVIAYEPIWAIGTGKTASTEQAQEIHAVIRELLAERYGADVAEEISILYGGSCKPSNAPELFACKDVDGGLIGGASLKSRDFLDIIKSF, encoded by the coding sequence ATGCGACAAAAAATTGTAGCCGGAAACTGGAAAATGAATAATACCCTTGATGAGGGACTTAAACTTACATCAGAAATCGTAAACATGGTTAATGATGAAGTAAACACAGATGTAAAAGTAATTTTAGCACCTCCTTTCGTGCACCTAACGCAAGTGAAAGGATTGGTAAAAGACTCAGAAAAGATTTCCGTATCAGCTCAAAACTGTAATGAAAATGACAAAGGAGCTTATACTGGAGAAATTTCTGCTGAAATGCTAGCTTCTGTAGGCGCAGAATATGTGATATTAGGACATAGTGAAAGAAGAGAATATTTTGGCGAAACAAATGAACAGCTAGCTAAGAAGATTGATATTGTTTTAGCTAACAATCTTAAGCCTATTTTCTGCTGTGGTGAATCTTTAGAAGTAAGAGAAAACGGATTGTTTAAAGAATTTGTAAGCAACCAAATCTCTGATAGCCTTTTTCACCTGGGAGAAGAAGATCTGAAAAAAGTGGTTATTGCTTATGAGCCTATCTGGGCTATTGGTACAGGAAAAACCGCTTCTACAGAGCAAGCACAAGAGATTCATGCTGTTATTAGAGAGCTTTTAGCAGAAAGATATGGAGCTGATGTAGCAGAAGAGATCTCTATTTTATATGGAGGTAGCTGTAAGCCATCAAACGCACCTGAGCTATTCGCTTGTAAAGATGTAGATGGAGGACTTATTGGCGGAGCATCGCTTAAGTCAAGAGATTTTTTAGATATAATTAAGTCGTTTTAA
- the recG gene encoding ATP-dependent DNA helicase RecG, translating into MQGFFDTKIEFLKGVGPQKAALLNKELNIFTYGDFIQHYPFRYEDRTQFHEISTLNGSMSQVQIKGKIRNMQTIGEGRKKRLVVQFADGTGEIELVWFKGIQWVMKKLQPGMEYLVFGKPTAFGSKLNMAHPEIEVMTRQNQETSYLQPVYATTEVLKRKFLDSKAIGKLQLYLLQQAQQKIRETLPKNILEDYRLINKRAALNNIHYPKDQSHLQKAQFRLKFEELFYVQLRLLMLKIARLDKFKGAVFHDTDLLTRFYNDHLPFDLTDAQKRVIKEIYKDMRSGQQMNRLLQGDVGSGKTIVAFICMLLVVGSGSQAALMAPTEILATQHFQGLKEFADKMGITIALLTGSTKQSERKVIHQYLKEGDLNIIVGTHALLEDIVQFKNLGLAVVDEQHRFGVAQRSKLWQKNKYLYPHVLVMTATPIPRTLAMTLYGDLDISVIDQLPAGRKPIKTVHRYDANRLKVNGFLKEQLEAGRQVYIVYPLIEESEKLDLNHLMDGYESTCRAFPDVPISIVHGKMKPDAKDYEMQRFVKAETKIMVATTVIEVGVNVPNASVMVIENAERFGLAQLHQLRGRVGRGAEQSYCILMTNYKLSKEGRVRIDTMVRTTNGFEIADTDLQLRGPGDLMGTQQSGVLDLLIADLGKDGTILQAARGAALGVLDKDPDLSNVENQVINQQIKSMKKTAINWSRIS; encoded by the coding sequence ATGCAAGGCTTCTTCGATACCAAAATAGAGTTTTTAAAAGGTGTAGGACCACAAAAAGCGGCTCTTTTAAATAAAGAGTTGAATATTTTCACTTATGGTGATTTTATCCAGCATTATCCTTTTCGCTACGAAGACCGAACTCAGTTTCATGAAATTAGTACCTTAAATGGTTCTATGTCTCAGGTTCAGATCAAAGGTAAGATCAGAAATATGCAGACCATAGGAGAAGGTAGAAAGAAGCGGCTGGTGGTTCAGTTTGCTGATGGAACTGGCGAGATAGAGCTGGTATGGTTTAAAGGTATTCAGTGGGTTATGAAAAAGCTGCAGCCGGGCATGGAGTATCTGGTGTTTGGCAAGCCTACTGCTTTTGGTAGTAAACTGAATATGGCGCACCCCGAAATAGAGGTGATGACACGCCAAAATCAGGAAACCAGTTATCTGCAGCCTGTGTATGCTACTACAGAAGTTTTGAAACGTAAATTTCTTGATAGCAAAGCCATAGGCAAACTCCAACTTTATTTACTGCAGCAAGCACAACAGAAAATAAGAGAAACCCTTCCTAAAAATATTCTGGAAGACTATCGCCTTATTAATAAACGAGCGGCATTAAATAATATTCATTACCCAAAGGATCAGTCTCATCTGCAAAAGGCGCAGTTCAGGCTTAAGTTCGAGGAGCTATTTTATGTTCAGCTACGACTGTTGATGCTTAAAATTGCTCGCCTTGATAAATTCAAAGGCGCAGTTTTTCATGATACTGATCTGCTCACCCGATTTTATAATGATCATTTGCCTTTTGATTTAACTGATGCCCAAAAAAGGGTAATAAAGGAGATTTATAAAGATATGCGCTCTGGTCAGCAAATGAACCGGTTGCTTCAGGGAGATGTGGGTAGTGGAAAAACCATTGTGGCTTTTATATGTATGCTTTTGGTGGTGGGTTCTGGTAGCCAGGCAGCGCTAATGGCTCCAACGGAAATTTTGGCCACTCAGCACTTTCAGGGGTTGAAGGAGTTTGCTGATAAAATGGGCATAACCATCGCCTTACTTACCGGCTCTACTAAGCAGAGTGAAAGAAAAGTGATCCATCAGTATTTAAAGGAAGGCGATCTTAACATCATAGTAGGTACGCATGCTCTTTTAGAAGATATAGTGCAGTTTAAGAACCTTGGTTTAGCAGTGGTAGATGAACAACATAGATTCGGGGTAGCTCAGCGATCTAAACTTTGGCAAAAAAATAAATATCTGTATCCACATGTGCTGGTAATGACAGCTACGCCTATTCCCCGAACGCTGGCTATGACTCTGTATGGAGACTTAGATATTTCAGTGATTGATCAGCTGCCCGCAGGTAGGAAGCCTATTAAAACGGTACATCGTTATGATGCCAACAGGTTAAAAGTAAATGGTTTCTTAAAAGAACAGCTGGAGGCAGGTCGGCAGGTATATATTGTTTACCCTCTAATAGAAGAATCAGAAAAATTAGACCTCAATCATTTGATGGATGGCTATGAAAGCACTTGTAGGGCTTTCCCTGATGTGCCTATTAGCATAGTGCATGGTAAAATGAAACCTGATGCCAAAGACTATGAGATGCAGCGTTTTGTAAAAGCCGAGACTAAGATTATGGTGGCCACTACTGTAATAGAAGTAGGGGTAAATGTGCCTAACGCCAGTGTTATGGTAATAGAGAATGCAGAGCGATTTGGCCTGGCGCAGTTACACCAGCTACGTGGCCGGGTTGGTCGGGGAGCAGAGCAGTCATATTGTATACTTATGACTAACTACAAGCTAAGCAAAGAGGGCAGGGTGCGTATTGATACTATGGTAAGAACTACTAATGGTTTTGAAATAGCCGATACTGATTTGCAGCTGCGTGGACCAGGTGATCTTATGGGCACACAGCAAAGTGGAGTTTTAGACTTACTAATAGCGGATTTAGGTAAAGATGGAACTATTTTACAGGCAGCGAGAGGCGCAGCTCTAGGTGTGCTTGATAAAGATCCTGATTTGAGTAATGTAGAGAATCAGGTAATTAATCAGCAAATTAAATCAATGAAGAAAACAGCCATTAACTGGAGCCGTATCAGTTAA
- the plsY gene encoding glycerol-3-phosphate 1-O-acyltransferase PlsY has translation MIAAIIIAILLSYLLGSIPSAVWFGKALYGIDVREHGSGNPGATNTFRVLGKKAGIIVMLADIVKGMAASSVAVILMNLQFIDEKNLVTFKLILGVIGVVGHIFSVFLHFKGGKGVATLLGMMIAIHYEVALLCIVVFVVTLLISKYVSLSSIIGTLSFPAMLLFVPRFQTSEPLLVIFGFFLFIVIVWTHHKNIRRIMEGHENKTYLIKSKKED, from the coding sequence ATGATTGCAGCGATAATTATAGCAATATTACTTTCTTACTTATTAGGTTCTATCCCTTCTGCCGTATGGTTTGGTAAAGCTCTTTATGGCATAGACGTACGGGAACACGGAAGTGGGAACCCTGGCGCTACCAATACCTTCAGAGTGCTTGGTAAAAAAGCAGGAATTATAGTAATGCTAGCTGACATCGTAAAAGGTATGGCCGCATCTTCAGTGGCGGTAATCTTAATGAATCTTCAGTTTATTGATGAAAAGAACTTGGTTACATTCAAGCTGATCTTGGGTGTAATAGGCGTGGTAGGACATATATTTTCAGTATTCCTTCACTTTAAAGGAGGTAAAGGTGTGGCTACACTGCTAGGAATGATGATAGCTATTCATTATGAAGTAGCGCTATTATGTATAGTGGTATTTGTAGTGACTTTATTGATATCTAAATATGTATCACTGTCATCTATAATAGGAACCTTATCTTTCCCGGCTATGCTTTTATTCGTGCCAAGGTTTCAAACCAGCGAACCATTGTTGGTAATATTTGGCTTCTTCCTTTTCATAGTTATTGTATGGACTCACCACAAGAACATCAGAAGAATAATGGAAGGCCATGAGAATAAAACTTATCTCATAAAATCGAAGAAAGAGGATTAA
- the prmA gene encoding 50S ribosomal protein L11 methyltransferase: protein MSKGIEFISVKLSCEEAFIEIVVAELGELGYNSMMETDAGVEGYIEQENFNEQDISDLIARYAELTTITYEVEEVVSRNWNEEWEKNYDPISVDKSCLVRATFHEPDPSYKYEIIINPRMSFGTGHHATTYLMLKTQMELDHAGKRVLDAGCGTAILAVMAEKLGATEVIAYDNNSWSTENAPENVELNQCKNVTVKEGTIDTLGLEGTFDIILANINKNVLLDEMDSYSKYLIAGSTLVLSGFYDYDIQDIVKRAESAGLEFKSQKDRNNWVALVFIKK from the coding sequence ATGTCAAAAGGCATAGAATTTATTAGTGTAAAGCTTTCTTGTGAGGAAGCTTTCATAGAAATTGTGGTAGCCGAGCTGGGAGAGCTTGGCTACAACTCTATGATGGAAACAGATGCTGGAGTTGAAGGGTATATAGAGCAGGAAAATTTCAATGAACAGGATATAAGTGATTTGATAGCCAGGTATGCTGAGCTTACTACCATAACTTATGAAGTAGAAGAGGTGGTATCCAGAAACTGGAATGAGGAGTGGGAAAAAAATTATGATCCTATTTCTGTAGATAAATCATGCCTTGTAAGAGCGACCTTTCATGAGCCTGATCCTTCTTATAAGTACGAAATTATTATAAACCCCAGAATGTCATTTGGTACCGGTCACCATGCTACCACCTATCTGATGCTTAAAACTCAGATGGAGCTGGATCATGCAGGTAAAAGAGTGCTTGATGCAGGCTGTGGAACAGCCATTTTAGCTGTAATGGCTGAAAAACTGGGAGCTACAGAGGTTATTGCTTATGATAATAACAGCTGGAGCACAGAAAATGCTCCTGAAAATGTGGAGCTTAACCAATGTAAAAATGTCACTGTAAAAGAAGGTACTATTGATACATTAGGCCTTGAGGGTACATTCGATATTATATTGGCTAATATTAATAAAAATGTGCTGTTAGATGAGATGGACTCCTACAGTAAATACCTCATTGCAGGTAGCACCCTGGTTTTAAGTGGTTTTTATGATTATGATATCCAAGATATTGTAAAAAGAGCCGAATCGGCCGGACTGGAATTTAAAAGCCAGAAAGATCGTAATAACTGGGTAGCCCTGGTCTTTATTAAAAAATGA
- a CDS encoding single-stranded DNA-binding protein → MSGVNKVIIVGRLGRDPEVRHLESGASVANFPVATSEIYKDRNTGERREQTEWHNVVLWRGLADISEKYLNKGDMVYIEGKLRTRSWEKDGITRYTTEIVGDNMTMLSPKGSNEGGSGPSSSGGGSSSSYQETSQPTADISMDDDTDDLPF, encoded by the coding sequence ATGTCTGGAGTAAATAAAGTGATAATTGTTGGTAGGTTAGGAAGAGATCCTGAAGTAAGACACTTAGAAAGTGGTGCTTCGGTGGCAAATTTTCCGGTAGCTACTTCAGAAATTTACAAAGATAGAAACACAGGAGAGAGAAGAGAACAAACAGAATGGCACAATGTAGTACTATGGAGAGGCCTTGCTGATATTTCAGAGAAGTATCTAAATAAAGGTGACATGGTATATATAGAAGGTAAGCTCAGAACCCGCTCATGGGAGAAAGATGGCATTACCAGATATACCACCGAAATAGTAGGGGATAACATGACCATGCTTAGTCCTAAAGGTAGTAATGAAGGTGGTAGCGGGCCATCATCTTCAGGAGGAGGCTCTTCTTCTTCATATCAGGAAACATCTCAGCCTACTGCAGATATTTCTATGGATGATGATACTGATGACTTACCATTCTAA
- the gldE gene encoding gliding motility-associated protein GldE — MDEPPSEFLLAAGFNESTLVYVFSGIALLFLLVLSALISGSEVAFFSLTAKDITECKESDKPADSRIVSLIKNPQKLLATILIVNNFVNVAIVTVSTFVMWEMLGTKTTEGTAVVALTFLTTIGIVFFGEIMPKVYATPNNLQFARFTSGFLKVSNSIFRPLSFMLLSVSNIIESRFQKKGYDISVEELHHALELTTTNEDTTEEEKDILKGIVNFGTLSVKQVMRSRMDITAFDNEMDFHELMDKINKSGFSRIPVYSETIDNIDGVLYIKDLLPYLENDEKFSWQKLLRPGFYVPENKKIDTLLKDFQEKRVHMAIVVDEYGGTSGLITLEDIIEEIVGEINDEFDDDDVVYSQMDEYTYVFEGKTTLNDFCKILEINPSTFDKIKGESESLGGLLLEINTKLPSAGEKIYFDRFIFTVVAVDNKRIKKVRVFLKANEEQSEKVD; from the coding sequence ATAGACGAACCTCCGAGTGAGTTTTTGTTAGCAGCAGGATTTAATGAGAGTACGTTAGTATACGTATTTAGTGGAATAGCCCTGCTTTTTTTGCTCGTTTTATCTGCTTTAATAAGCGGATCAGAAGTTGCCTTTTTTTCACTTACAGCTAAAGATATTACTGAGTGTAAAGAAAGTGATAAGCCTGCAGATAGCAGGATAGTGAGCCTGATCAAGAACCCTCAAAAACTGTTAGCCACGATACTAATTGTTAATAATTTTGTAAACGTGGCTATAGTTACCGTTTCCACATTTGTGATGTGGGAAATGTTGGGGACAAAAACTACTGAAGGCACTGCAGTAGTAGCACTTACCTTTTTAACCACCATAGGCATTGTTTTCTTTGGAGAGATCATGCCTAAGGTATATGCTACTCCTAATAATCTGCAATTTGCCAGGTTTACTTCCGGGTTTTTAAAGGTTAGTAACTCTATTTTTAGGCCACTCTCTTTCATGTTGCTCTCAGTGAGTAATATTATAGAAAGCAGGTTTCAAAAGAAGGGATATGATATATCTGTAGAGGAGCTGCACCATGCTCTGGAGCTTACCACCACTAATGAAGATACTACCGAAGAAGAGAAGGATATCTTAAAGGGTATAGTGAACTTCGGTACTCTGTCAGTAAAGCAGGTAATGAGATCAAGAATGGACATTACTGCTTTTGATAATGAAATGGATTTTCATGAGCTGATGGATAAGATCAACAAGTCTGGTTTTTCAAGAATTCCTGTTTATTCTGAGACTATTGATAATATTGATGGTGTTCTCTACATTAAAGATCTGCTGCCTTATCTTGAAAATGATGAGAAGTTTAGTTGGCAAAAACTACTCAGGCCAGGTTTTTATGTACCGGAAAACAAGAAGATTGATACACTACTAAAGGATTTTCAGGAAAAGCGTGTACACATGGCCATAGTAGTAGATGAGTACGGAGGTACTTCTGGTCTTATTACGCTTGAAGATATTATAGAAGAAATAGTAGGGGAGATAAATGATGAGTTTGATGATGATGACGTGGTGTATAGCCAGATGGATGAATATACTTATGTTTTCGAAGGCAAAACCACTTTAAATGATTTTTGTAAAATATTAGAAATAAACCCTTCCACCTTCGATAAAATAAAAGGAGAAAGTGAGTCTCTAGGAGGACTGTTATTAGAAATTAATACTAAATTGCCTTCTGCCGGAGAGAAAATCTACTTCGATAGATTTATTTTTACTGTGGTTGCTGTGGATAACAAGAGAATAAAGAAGGTTAGGGTATTTTTAAAAGCAAATGAAGAGCAAAGCGAGAAAGTCGATTAG
- a CDS encoding GH3 auxin-responsive promoter family protein: MKKRIHDIELFLKYPHEVQRELQKKLVTEAKHTEFGKKYGFKDISNYDDFKNTVPVHSYEQLFPYIERLMKGEQNILWPSEVTWFAKSSGTTNARSKFIPVSQEALEDCHFKGGKDLISIYVNNNPETRMFTGKGLTIGGSHQINEFSPDSNSYYGDVSAVIMKNLPIWAQFIRTPKLEVALMDKWEEKIEKMAHITSEENVTNLVGVPTWTILLIQKVLALKGTDNILDVWPNLEVFFHGAVSFTPYRELFKKLIPSAEMNYWETYNASEGFFGIQDLPNSDDMLLMLDYGIFYEFIPYDQHGEEHPETLTLDQVELGKNYALLITTNAGLWRYKIGDTIKFTSLSPYRIKISGRTKHFINAFGEELIIENAEKAITVACEHTGAIIDNYTAAPVYFDEGSKGGHEWVIEFKQSPSSLASFTQLLDENLRKINSDYDAKRYKDMALVMPVVHDVPEGTFYNWMKKRGKLGGQNKVPRLSNNREHIDSLLEMISSPQV; the protein is encoded by the coding sequence ATGAAAAAGCGCATACATGATATTGAGCTTTTTTTAAAATACCCGCATGAAGTTCAAAGAGAACTACAAAAAAAGCTCGTTACCGAAGCTAAACATACTGAATTCGGAAAAAAGTACGGTTTTAAAGACATCAGCAATTATGATGACTTCAAAAATACAGTTCCTGTACACTCTTATGAGCAGCTCTTCCCTTACATAGAGCGGCTTATGAAGGGCGAGCAAAATATTTTGTGGCCTTCAGAAGTTACGTGGTTTGCCAAATCTTCAGGCACCACTAATGCCAGAAGCAAATTTATACCCGTGTCTCAAGAGGCGCTGGAAGACTGCCATTTTAAAGGCGGCAAGGATCTTATTTCTATCTATGTAAACAATAATCCTGAAACCAGGATGTTTACCGGAAAAGGCTTAACCATAGGTGGCAGCCATCAGATCAATGAGTTTAGCCCTGATTCCAACTCCTATTATGGAGATGTTTCTGCTGTGATTATGAAAAACCTGCCTATTTGGGCTCAGTTTATTCGTACGCCCAAACTAGAGGTGGCACTTATGGATAAGTGGGAGGAGAAAATAGAAAAGATGGCTCATATCACTTCTGAAGAGAATGTGACTAATTTGGTAGGGGTACCTACGTGGACTATCCTTCTAATACAAAAAGTACTGGCCCTAAAAGGCACTGATAATATACTGGACGTATGGCCTAACCTGGAAGTATTCTTTCATGGAGCGGTATCATTCACTCCATACAGAGAACTTTTCAAAAAGCTCATCCCTTCAGCGGAAATGAATTATTGGGAGACTTACAATGCCTCAGAGGGCTTCTTTGGTATTCAAGATTTGCCTAATAGTGATGACATGCTGCTGATGCTTGATTATGGCATATTCTATGAATTCATACCATATGATCAGCATGGTGAAGAGCATCCAGAAACTTTAACTTTAGATCAGGTAGAGCTTGGTAAAAACTATGCTCTTCTAATCACTACCAATGCCGGACTTTGGCGCTATAAAATTGGTGACACCATTAAGTTTACTAGTCTATCACCGTATAGAATCAAAATTTCAGGAAGAACTAAGCACTTTATTAATGCCTTTGGTGAAGAGTTAATTATTGAAAATGCTGAAAAAGCCATTACCGTTGCCTGCGAACACACCGGAGCGATCATAGATAATTATACTGCCGCTCCTGTTTACTTTGATGAGGGCAGCAAAGGCGGACATGAATGGGTCATTGAATTTAAACAAAGCCCTTCCAGCTTAGCGTCCTTTACTCAGTTATTAGATGAGAATTTAAGAAAAATAAACTCAGACTATGACGCTAAGAGATACAAAGACATGGCGCTGGTTATGCCTGTAGTGCATGACGTACCAGAAGGCACCTTCTACAACTGGATGAAAAAACGGGGAAAATTAGGGGGGCAGAACAAAGTGCCCAGATTATCAAATAACCGAGAGCATATTGATAGCCTGCTAGAGATGATCAGTAGCCCACAAGTTTAA